DNA from Polaribacter sp. NJDZ03:
TCGACAGGCTCAGGAGGACATTTTGACGTTGAATTGTTTTATCGTTTTTAGTTAAGTAAATTTCTTTCATTAAAATACATCCGAAGCACAATTACACTAACGTTTGTCTGGCTGAGCTTGTCGAAGACTTTTTTAACTAATTATCTTGATATAAATAGAACTGAAAACTCGAATATGATCCTTCGACAGACTCAGGAGGACATTTTGACGTTGAGTTGTTTTATCGTTTTTAGTTAAGTAATTTCTTTCATTAAATTAAATCCGAAGCACAATTATAATAACGTTTGTCTGGCTGAGCTTGTTGAATTCTTTTTTTTACCAATTACTTTGGTGTAAATAGAACTGAGAACTCGAATATGATCCTTCGACAGGCTCAGGAGGACATTTCGACGTTGAATTGTTTTATTGTTTTTAGTTAAGTAAAGTGATTTCATTAAAATACTTCTAAAGCACAATTATAATAATGTTTGTCTGGCTGAGCTTGTCGAAGACTTTTTTAACTAATTATCTTGGTATAAATAGAACTGAAAACTCGAATATGATCCTTCTACAGGCTCGGGAGGACATTTTGACGTTGAATTGTTTTATCGTCTTTAGTTAAGTAATTTCTTTCATTAAATTAAATCCGAAGCACAATTATAATAACGTTTGTCTGGCTGAGCTTGTCGAATTCTTTTTTTCACCAATTACTTTGGTGTAAATAGAACTGAGAACTCGAATATGATCCTTCGACAGGCTCAGGAGGACATTTTGACGTTGAATTGTTTTATCGTTTTTAGTTAAGTAAATTTCTTTCATTAAAATACATCCGAAGCACAATTATAATAACGTTTGTCTGACTGAGCTTGTCGAAGTCTTTTTTAACTAATTACTTTGGTGTAAATAGAACTGAAAACTCGAATATGATCCTTCGACAGGCTCAGGAGGACATTGTGAGTTTTCATTGGTTTAGCGCTTTTAGTTAAGTCAATTTCTTTCATTAAAATACATCAGAAGCACAATTACACTAACGTTTGTCTGGCTGAGCTTGTCGAAGTCTTTTTTTTCACCAATTACTTTGATGTAAATAGAACTGAGAACTCGAATATGATCCTTCGACAGGCTCAGGAGGACATTTTGACGTTGAATTGTTTTATCATCTTTAATTAAGTAAATTTCTTTCATTAAAATACATCCGAAGCACAATTATACTAGCGTTTGTCTGGCTGAGCTTGTCGAAGACTTTTTTTTCACCAATTACTTGGGTGTAAATAGAACTGAAAACTCGAATATGATCCTTCGACAGGCTCAGGAGGACATTTTGACGTTGAATTGTTTTACCATCTTTAGTTAAGTAAATTGTTTTCGTTAAAATACACCCATAGCACAATTACACTAACGTTTGTCTGGCTGAGCTTGTCGAAGTCTTTTTTTTTACCAATTACTTTGACGTAAATAGAACTGAGAACTCGAATATGATCCTTCGACAGGCTCAGGAGGACATTTTGACGTTGAATTGTTTTTACTTAAGTAAATTTCTTTCATTAAATGATTACACATTTTTCCCTAAGTATATTAAAGTACAATTCTCTTTAGGTAATTCTGTTTTTTCAAATTCAGGAATTAAGTATAATTTTTCATCTTTTTTGATAAATAAAAGTACCGATTTGAATTCATTAAACAATCTAGAAACCATAGTTTTATATTCTTCTTCCGTAGTAATTTCTACTTCATAAATTTTAGGATTCTCTCTAAAAGCCTCACTTAGATTGATATAATCACCTTTTGGGTTGAATAATATTTGTTGCTCTTCTTTACTTAAATTCGGATTTTTTATTTCTTCGGAAGTTGCTAATCTATATGAACCTTGCTCTCCAAAATTATTAGAAAAACTATCTATAGCATATTTATTTACAGCTTCACTTCCCGTCATTGCAATTAGATAACCTACATCATTTAACTCTATATTGTCTGTTAAATCTTGGTTGTAAATATCTATTTCAATAGCTTCTATACCCGCTTTTAATGATTTTTGAATAAAGTTTTTATTAGAGTCTATCAAAATAACTCTTTTGTTATTTTCTTTTAAATATTTTGCAATTAACCTTGCAGGGCTAGAAGCTCCAATAATTAAAATAGCATCGGTACTTTTTAGAAAAACACCTACCATTTTTGCAAATAACCTTGCCGTAGTAGCATTAAATAAAACCGTACCTAAAACAATCATAAACACCAAAGGTGTAATATACTCTGCTCCTTCTACACCTTGTTTTATTAGCTTACTCCCAAATAAAGACGCAATACCAGCCGCTACAATACCACGAGGTCCTACCCAACTGATAAATAGTTTTTCATTAAATTTTAATTTAGAATTTCTTGTACTTACAAAAACAGCTAAAGGCCTAACTACAAAGACAACAATAGCAAAAAGCGTTGCTGTTTTCCAGGTATATAACAAGAGTAAATCTTCCATATTTATATTTGCAGCCAATAAAATAAATAGGATAGAAATTAACAATACACTTAAAGATTCTTTAAAGTAAAGAAGCTCTTTTAAGTTGCTTAATTTTCCGTTTCCTAAAACCATTCCCATTACCACAACAGCTAATAAACCAGACTCATGTGCAAAAACTTCCGACTCTATAAAAACTAATAAAACGGTAGAAAGAGACACTACATTTAGTAAATAATGAGGAATCATTTTTTTATTAATGGCATACGCCAAAGCATGCGCAAACGTAAACCCAAAAGTGGTTCCGAATAGTAATATTTTACCAAACTCCAATAAGGCTGTTTTAGTAAAACCACTTCCGCCACCTACACTAATAAACTCAAAAACCAATACTGCAACTAAGGCACCTATTGGATCTATTAAAATCCCTTCCCACTTTAAAACAGTAGAAACGTCTTTCTTTAATGGAATATTCCTTAAAATTGGTGTAATAACTGTAGGTCCTGTAA
Protein-coding regions in this window:
- a CDS encoding sodium:proton antiporter, which encodes MIELAGIIILGILAQWVAWKFKIPAILPLILIGLLVGPIAAEFLSEDGTKWIEPIWNGQKGLFPGDSLYYFVSLAISIILFEGGLTLKRSEIKNVGPVITKLITIGSTITFFGAGIVAHYVFYLSWELSFLFAGLIIVTGPTVITPILRNIPLKKDVSTVLKWEGILIDPIGALVAVLVFEFISVGGGSGFTKTALLEFGKILLFGTTFGFTFAHALAYAINKKMIPHYLLNVVSLSTVLLVFIESEVFAHESGLLAVVVMGMVLGNGKLSNLKELLYFKESLSVLLISILFILLAANINMEDLLLLYTWKTATLFAIVVFVVRPLAVFVSTRNSKLKFNEKLFISWVGPRGIVAAGIASLFGSKLIKQGVEGAEYITPLVFMIVLGTVLFNATTARLFAKMVGVFLKSTDAILIIGASSPARLIAKYLKENNKRVILIDSNKNFIQKSLKAGIEAIEIDIYNQDLTDNIELNDVGYLIAMTGSEAVNKYAIDSFSNNFGEQGSYRLATSEEIKNPNLSKEEQQILFNPKGDYINLSEAFRENPKIYEVEITTEEEYKTMVSRLFNEFKSVLLFIKKDEKLYLIPEFEKTELPKENCTLIYLGKNV